A window from Myxocyprinus asiaticus isolate MX2 ecotype Aquarium Trade chromosome 37, UBuf_Myxa_2, whole genome shotgun sequence encodes these proteins:
- the LOC127428215 gene encoding matrix remodeling-associated protein 8-like isoform X1, whose product MNKTARALFFFQLLASFAFSPALGQNDGSGVVVAMYNISAPQGSRAILQCHSQRMVWTQDRLKDRQRVAHWDLLRSGPDHAMERVLDMFSAGDQRIYNGYNQGRISMPKTAFKDGNFSLVIKDVAMSDKGIYSCNLHHHYCHLYESIKVQLNVTKSARKERRFWDGQKAVFVVLVGSMVVLPCVNRRPIWTEGNSQEDQQQVVHWDRQPPGVRHDRADRLIDLYASGERRHYGPLFVQRKMNISASAFSQGDFSLIISDIQLLDQGIYSCHLHHHYCGLHERRIFQLTVTPMIPQEPTDEPQYLPNEDTKTNIVEVPPHVINVILPEHRSHFLQQLGYILATLLLLALIVLAIILLTRRRKRQGQEFDPQKVESPPLPVVKYVGHTSCVKKECDRSIPEMKSSNQEETKLGYKNNLLKEAEMSKLCSPKAIDLDREIEKLSWK is encoded by the exons TTCTGGCTTCATTCGCCTTCAGCCCTG CGCTAGGCCAAAATGATGGCAGTGGCGTGGTGGTGGCTATGTACAATATCAGCGCCCCCCAGGGATCTCGAGCAATATTGCAGTGTCATAGTCAGCGCATGGTGTGGACCCAAGACCGCCTAAAGGACCGCCAACGTGTAGCACACTGGGATCTCCTTCGTAGTGGCCCAGATCATGCAATGGAACGTGTACTAGACATGTTTTCTGCGGGAGACCAGCGCATCTACAATGGCTACAACCAGGGACGCATCAGTATGCCCAAGACTGCTTTCAAAGATGGCAACTTCTCATTAGTTATCAAAG ATGTTGCAATGAGTGACAAAGGAATCTACTCCTGTAATTTGCATCATCATTACTGCCACCTCTACGAGTCAATAAAAGTGCAGCTTAATGTCACCAAGTCAG caCGCAAGGAGAGGCGGTTCTGGGATGGTCAGAAGGCCGTGTTTGTGGTATTAGTGGGCAGCATGGTGGTTCTCCCTTGCGTTAACCGCCGGCCCATCTGGACAGAGGGTAACAGTCAGGAGGACCAACAGCAGGTTGTGCATTGGGACCGTCAACCTCCAGGGGTCCGACATGACCGCGCCGATCGTCTCATCGACCTGTACGCCTCCGGAGAGAGACGTCACTACGGGCCACTGTTCGTTCAACGTAAGATGAATATTTCTGCCTCTGCATTCTCGCAAGGAGATTTCTCTCTCATCATATCAGATATCCAGCTTCTAGATCAGGGTATTTACTCCTGCCATCTCCACCATCACTACTGTGGTCTACACGAGAGACGCATCTTTCAGCTTACCGTGACCCCTATGATCCCTCAGGAACCCACAGATGAACCACAATACCTTCCCAATGAAGACACTA AGACCAACATAGTGGAAGTGCCACCACATGTCATCAATGTCATCTTGCCTGAACACAGAAGTCACTTCCTGCAGCAGCTAGGgtatatcctggccactcttctTCTCCTGGCCCTTATTGTGTTGGCTATCATTCTCCTCACACGCCGCCGGAAAAGACAAG GCCAAGAGTTTGATCCGCAGAAAGTCGAAAGCCCACCTCTGCCAGTGGTGAAGTATGT GGGCCACACATCATGTGTTAAGAAAGAATGTGATCGAAGCATTCCAGAGATGAAGTCAAGCAACCAGGAGGAGACAAAGTTGG GCTACAAGAACAATCTTCTAAAAGAAGCAGAAATGTCCAAACTGTGCTCCCCAAAAGCCATTGACCTGGACAGAG AGATAGAGAAGCTGTCTTGGAAATAA
- the LOC127428215 gene encoding matrix remodeling-associated protein 8-like isoform X2, producing the protein MNKTARALFFFQLLASFAFSPALGQNDGSGVVVAMYNISAPQGSRAILQCHSQRMVWTQDRLKDRQRVAHWDLLRSGPDHAMERVLDMFSAGDQRIYNGYNQGRISMPKTAFKDGNFSLVIKDVAMSDKGIYSCNLHHHYCHLYESIKVQLNVTKSARKERRFWDGQKAVFVVLVGSMVVLPCVNRRPIWTEGNSQEDQQQVVHWDRQPPGVRHDRADRLIDLYASGERRHYGPLFVQRKMNISASAFSQGDFSLIISDIQLLDQGIYSCHLHHHYCGLHERRIFQLTVTPMIPQEPTDEPQYLPNEDTKTNIVEVPPHVINVILPEHRSHFLQQLGYILATLLLLALIVLAIILLTRRRKRQGQEFDPQKVESPPLPVVKGHTSCVKKECDRSIPEMKSSNQEETKLGYKNNLLKEAEMSKLCSPKAIDLDREIEKLSWK; encoded by the exons TTCTGGCTTCATTCGCCTTCAGCCCTG CGCTAGGCCAAAATGATGGCAGTGGCGTGGTGGTGGCTATGTACAATATCAGCGCCCCCCAGGGATCTCGAGCAATATTGCAGTGTCATAGTCAGCGCATGGTGTGGACCCAAGACCGCCTAAAGGACCGCCAACGTGTAGCACACTGGGATCTCCTTCGTAGTGGCCCAGATCATGCAATGGAACGTGTACTAGACATGTTTTCTGCGGGAGACCAGCGCATCTACAATGGCTACAACCAGGGACGCATCAGTATGCCCAAGACTGCTTTCAAAGATGGCAACTTCTCATTAGTTATCAAAG ATGTTGCAATGAGTGACAAAGGAATCTACTCCTGTAATTTGCATCATCATTACTGCCACCTCTACGAGTCAATAAAAGTGCAGCTTAATGTCACCAAGTCAG caCGCAAGGAGAGGCGGTTCTGGGATGGTCAGAAGGCCGTGTTTGTGGTATTAGTGGGCAGCATGGTGGTTCTCCCTTGCGTTAACCGCCGGCCCATCTGGACAGAGGGTAACAGTCAGGAGGACCAACAGCAGGTTGTGCATTGGGACCGTCAACCTCCAGGGGTCCGACATGACCGCGCCGATCGTCTCATCGACCTGTACGCCTCCGGAGAGAGACGTCACTACGGGCCACTGTTCGTTCAACGTAAGATGAATATTTCTGCCTCTGCATTCTCGCAAGGAGATTTCTCTCTCATCATATCAGATATCCAGCTTCTAGATCAGGGTATTTACTCCTGCCATCTCCACCATCACTACTGTGGTCTACACGAGAGACGCATCTTTCAGCTTACCGTGACCCCTATGATCCCTCAGGAACCCACAGATGAACCACAATACCTTCCCAATGAAGACACTA AGACCAACATAGTGGAAGTGCCACCACATGTCATCAATGTCATCTTGCCTGAACACAGAAGTCACTTCCTGCAGCAGCTAGGgtatatcctggccactcttctTCTCCTGGCCCTTATTGTGTTGGCTATCATTCTCCTCACACGCCGCCGGAAAAGACAAG GCCAAGAGTTTGATCCGCAGAAAGTCGAAAGCCCACCTCTGCCAGTGGTGAA GGGCCACACATCATGTGTTAAGAAAGAATGTGATCGAAGCATTCCAGAGATGAAGTCAAGCAACCAGGAGGAGACAAAGTTGG GCTACAAGAACAATCTTCTAAAAGAAGCAGAAATGTCCAAACTGTGCTCCCCAAAAGCCATTGACCTGGACAGAG AGATAGAGAAGCTGTCTTGGAAATAA